Proteins from a single region of Candidatus Binatia bacterium:
- the rpmE gene encoding 50S ribosomal protein L31, with translation MKEGIHPKYEPARIVCACGNVIETRSTVPTIHVEICSNCHPFYTGKQKLVDTAGRVERFRRKYGIEE, from the coding sequence ATGAAGGAAGGAATCCACCCCAAGTACGAGCCCGCGCGGATCGTCTGCGCGTGCGGGAACGTGATCGAGACCCGCTCGACCGTTCCGACGATCCACGTGGAGATTTGCTCGAACTGCCACCCGTTCTACACGGGCAAGCAGAAGCTCGTGGACACGGCCGGCCGGGTCGAGCGTTTCCGGCGAAAATACGGCATCGAAGAGTGA
- the prfA gene encoding peptide chain release factor 1 yields MFETLEKLELRYREVEARLADPATLENPQELGRLAKERAELEEIVGLYREYKKVLEQIEDTKHLLEEGDHEIRELAKAELPALRARKEALEEEIKLRLVPKDPNDEKNVILEIRAGTGGEEAALFAAELFRMYSRYAEKRGWKVEVLSAHPTGIGGMKEVIALVEGRGAYSRLKFEGGVHRVQRVPVTEASGRIHTSAVTVAVLPEADEVEVEIDEAKDLRIDVFRSSGPGGQSVNTTDSAVRITHLPTGLVVTCQDEKSQHKNKAKALKILRSRLLERAREERKKTEAATRRSMVGTGDRSERIRTYNFPQGRVTDHRIHLTLHDLQGVLDGNLDPLLDALAASERAQALEAGTA; encoded by the coding sequence ATGTTCGAGACCCTCGAGAAGCTCGAGCTGCGGTACCGGGAAGTCGAGGCCCGACTCGCCGACCCTGCCACGCTCGAGAACCCGCAAGAGCTCGGGCGGCTCGCCAAAGAGCGGGCGGAGCTCGAGGAAATCGTCGGCCTCTACCGCGAGTACAAAAAAGTTCTCGAACAGATCGAGGACACGAAGCACCTCCTCGAGGAGGGCGACCACGAGATCCGCGAGCTCGCCAAAGCCGAGCTTCCCGCGCTGCGCGCCCGAAAGGAGGCGCTCGAGGAGGAGATCAAGCTCCGTCTCGTTCCGAAGGACCCGAACGACGAAAAAAACGTGATCCTCGAGATCCGGGCCGGCACGGGAGGCGAAGAGGCGGCGCTTTTCGCCGCCGAGCTTTTCCGCATGTACAGCCGGTACGCCGAAAAGAGAGGCTGGAAGGTCGAAGTGTTGAGCGCCCATCCCACGGGCATCGGCGGCATGAAAGAAGTGATCGCCCTCGTGGAGGGCCGGGGAGCGTACAGCCGGCTCAAGTTCGAAGGTGGCGTACACCGGGTGCAGCGAGTGCCCGTGACCGAAGCGTCGGGCCGCATCCACACCTCCGCCGTCACCGTCGCCGTCCTTCCCGAGGCCGACGAGGTCGAGGTCGAGATCGACGAGGCGAAGGACCTTCGCATCGACGTCTTCCGCTCCTCGGGCCCCGGCGGGCAGAGCGTGAACACGACGGACTCGGCCGTGCGGATCACGCACCTCCCGACCGGCCTCGTCGTCACGTGTCAGGACGAAAAATCGCAGCACAAAAACAAGGCGAAGGCACTCAAAATCCTCCGCTCCCGCCTCCTCGAGCGCGCGAGAGAAGAGCGGAAAAAAACGGAAGCCGCCACTCGTCGCAGCATGGTGGGCACGGGCGACCGGTCCGAACGCATCCGAACGTACAACTTCCCCCAGGGCAGGGTGACCGACCACAGGATCCACCTGACGCTCCACGACCTCCAGGGCGTTCTCGACGGGAACCTCGACCCCCTCCTCGACGCCCTCGCCGCCAGCGAGCGGGCACAGGCACTCGAGGCCGGGACGGCATGA
- the prmC gene encoding release factor glutamine methyltransferase, producing MKPASPSVSEELARATRRLLEAGVATARLDAEVLLRHAWQKSEAWLHAHPTESVPSEIVTRFRALVDRRVRREPLAYVVGGKEFWSLWFELDSSVLVPRPETEHLVEAALELLRETPTPRIVDAGSGSGCIAVALGTERPDASLLAVDSEADALALAARNVSRYGLGDRVRLSRADLRHEALDGPFDLFVSNPPYVPSARISELDPEISRWEPRVALDGGEDGLELFRAFVARAARALGPGGSVALEVGEGQERAVAEILSSAGFENVQSRCDYAGRPRVLTARKRE from the coding sequence ATGAAGCCTGCGTCGCCCAGCGTGTCCGAAGAACTCGCCCGGGCGACGCGGCGGCTTCTCGAGGCCGGCGTCGCGACGGCGCGGCTCGACGCCGAAGTCCTCCTCCGGCACGCCTGGCAGAAAAGCGAGGCGTGGTTGCACGCCCATCCCACCGAATCCGTCCCATCCGAGATCGTGACGCGCTTCCGGGCGCTCGTGGATCGGCGGGTCCGGCGCGAACCTCTCGCCTACGTCGTCGGAGGCAAGGAGTTCTGGTCCCTCTGGTTCGAGCTGGATTCTTCGGTATTGGTTCCGAGGCCCGAAACGGAACACCTCGTCGAGGCCGCCCTCGAGCTCCTGCGCGAAACCCCGACCCCCAGGATCGTCGACGCAGGATCGGGCTCGGGGTGTATCGCCGTGGCGCTCGGCACCGAGCGGCCGGACGCCTCCCTGCTCGCCGTGGACTCGGAAGCGGACGCGCTCGCCCTCGCGGCTCGCAACGTGTCGAGGTACGGCCTCGGTGACCGGGTCCGCCTGAGCCGGGCCGACCTCCGCCACGAAGCGCTCGACGGTCCTTTCGACCTCTTCGTTTCGAATCCCCCCTACGTGCCCAGTGCCAGGATTTCCGAGCTCGACCCCGAGATCTCGCGCTGGGAGCCGCGGGTGGCCCTCGACGGCGGCGAGGACGGACTCGAGCTCTTTCGTGCCTTCGTCGCGCGGGCCGCGCGAGCCCTCGGGCCGGGGGGATCGGTGGCGCTCGAGGTCGGAGAGGGGCAGGAGCGAGCGGTGGCGGAGATTCTTTCGTCGGCCGGGTTCGAGAACGTGCAGAGCCGTTGCGACTACGCCGGGCGACCGAGAGTCCTCACGGCGCGGAAAAGGGAGTGA
- the hisD gene encoding histidinol dehydrogenase: MPIEILETTQPDFAERFARLREPRPDAESRREKQVRAILEAVRAEGDRALLRFAEEFDGTRLAPERLRVSVEELREAERQLSPKERAALKLAARRITGFHRKQFEQQRHKTWSVRDPAGLVLGEIVSPLRRVGVYVPGGQACYPSTALMNAIPARVAGVREIVLVTPPRKEGDHPAVLAAARLAGVTEVYRVGGAQAIAALAYGTETIRRVDKIVGPGNAWVQTAKRLVYGTVDIDKPAGPSEILVVADRRAPASFVAADLLAQAEHGSGDECAILLSPSRPLVEAVREEIRRQLPLLPRRKEIATVLRRRSALVVVRSLEEALSLAEEVSPEHLELLVEKPERLLPRLRNAGAIFLGPFSPAPLGDYLAGPNHVLPTGGAARFASPLGVSDFVKRTNLVAASAGGLAKLGPAVVTLAELESYAAHAGAIRSRLDSWNERNGKSARRAGKTKA; encoded by the coding sequence ATGCCCATCGAGATCCTGGAAACCACGCAACCGGACTTCGCGGAGCGATTCGCGCGACTGCGGGAGCCCCGACCGGACGCCGAAAGCAGGCGGGAAAAGCAAGTGCGGGCCATCCTGGAGGCCGTTCGGGCCGAGGGAGACCGGGCGCTTTTGCGCTTCGCCGAGGAGTTCGACGGCACGAGACTCGCCCCCGAGCGCCTGCGCGTATCGGTCGAGGAGCTCCGCGAGGCGGAGCGGCAGCTCTCCCCGAAGGAGCGTGCGGCACTCAAGCTCGCCGCAAGACGTATCACGGGCTTTCACCGCAAACAGTTCGAACAGCAGAGGCACAAAACCTGGTCCGTACGGGACCCGGCGGGTCTCGTGCTCGGGGAAATCGTCTCCCCCCTGCGGAGGGTCGGGGTCTACGTGCCGGGAGGGCAGGCCTGCTATCCCTCGACGGCTCTCATGAACGCCATTCCGGCCCGGGTGGCGGGGGTGCGCGAAATCGTCCTGGTGACGCCGCCGCGCAAAGAAGGAGACCACCCGGCGGTCCTGGCCGCCGCTCGGCTCGCGGGCGTAACGGAGGTCTACCGGGTCGGAGGAGCGCAAGCCATCGCGGCTCTCGCTTACGGGACGGAAACCATCCGCAGGGTCGACAAGATCGTAGGCCCCGGCAACGCCTGGGTGCAGACGGCCAAGCGACTCGTCTACGGTACGGTGGACATCGACAAGCCGGCGGGGCCGAGCGAAATCCTGGTCGTGGCGGATCGTCGGGCGCCCGCGTCCTTCGTCGCGGCCGATCTTCTCGCGCAAGCCGAACACGGGAGCGGGGACGAGTGCGCCATCCTCCTCTCCCCTTCGCGCCCTCTCGTCGAGGCGGTGCGAGAAGAAATCCGCCGCCAGTTGCCTCTCCTCCCCCGCCGGAAGGAAATCGCCACGGTACTCCGCCGCCGTTCGGCGCTCGTCGTGGTTCGGTCGCTCGAGGAAGCTCTCTCGCTCGCCGAGGAGGTGAGCCCCGAGCATCTCGAGCTCCTCGTGGAAAAGCCCGAGCGGCTCCTGCCGCGCCTCAGGAACGCGGGGGCCATCTTTCTCGGCCCCTTCAGTCCGGCACCGCTCGGAGACTACCTGGCCGGGCCGAACCACGTGCTCCCGACCGGCGGCGCGGCACGCTTTGCCTCCCCGCTCGGCGTCTCCGACTTCGTCAAACGGACCAACCTCGTCGCCGCCTCCGCGGGCGGTCTTGCGAAACTGGGCCCCGCGGTCGTAACCTTGGCCGAGCTCGAATCCTACGCGGCGCACGCGGGCGCCATTCGCTCGAGGCTCGACTCGTGGAACGAAAGAAACGGGAAGTCCGCCCGGCGGGCAGGAAAAACCAAGGCCTGA
- the hisB gene encoding imidazoleglycerol-phosphate dehydratase translates to MERKKREVRPAGRKNQGLRDGATPQGRRAEVRRTTRETDVAVAIAIDGRGEAKVDTGVPFLDHMLEIFARHGFFDLEVRARGDLAVDQHHTVEDVGLVLGQALREALGEKSGIRRFGNASCPLDEALVEAVVDLSGRPFLRYALELRHERVGSFDTELVHDFFLALVNQARMNLHLVQKSGRNPHHIIEASFKALARALDQATSLDPRVQGVLSTKGTL, encoded by the coding sequence GTGGAACGAAAGAAACGGGAAGTCCGCCCGGCGGGCAGGAAAAACCAAGGCCTGAGGGACGGGGCGACGCCGCAGGGTCGCCGGGCAGAGGTGCGCCGGACGACCCGCGAAACCGACGTAGCCGTCGCGATCGCGATCGACGGGCGGGGAGAAGCGAAGGTGGACACGGGGGTCCCCTTCCTCGACCACATGCTCGAGATCTTCGCGCGTCACGGCTTTTTCGACCTCGAAGTCCGGGCCCGGGGCGACCTGGCCGTCGACCAGCACCACACGGTCGAGGACGTGGGCCTCGTACTCGGACAGGCGTTGCGCGAAGCGCTCGGGGAGAAGTCCGGGATCCGGCGGTTCGGGAACGCTTCCTGTCCCCTCGACGAAGCTCTCGTCGAAGCCGTCGTCGACCTGAGCGGCCGCCCCTTCCTCCGCTACGCACTCGAACTGCGGCACGAGCGCGTGGGGAGCTTCGACACGGAGCTCGTGCACGACTTCTTTCTCGCCCTGGTGAACCAGGCCCGGATGAACCTCCACCTGGTGCAGAAGAGCGGCCGCAACCCGCACCACATCATCGAAGCCTCCTTCAAGGCGCTCGCCCGGGCTCTCGACCAGGCAACGAGCCTCGACCCTCGGGTCCAGGGGGTCCTCTCGACGAAGGGAACGCTTTGA
- a CDS encoding hypothetical protein (possible pseudo, frameshifted), with translation MHSYYVVPEDPALTAATTEYGLDFSACVARENVVATQFHPEKSQRVGLRILENFARAALRP, from the coding sequence GTGCACTCCTACTACGTGGTGCCCGAAGACCCCGCGCTCACGGCCGCCACGACCGAATACGGTCTCGACTTTTCGGCCTGCGTTGCCCGCGAGAACGTCGTGGCGACGCAGTTCCACCCGGAGAAAAGCCAGCGTGTCGGGCTCCGCATCCTCGAGAACTTCGCCCGGGCGGCGCTTCGGCCATGA
- the hisA gene encoding 1-(5-phosphoribosyl)-5-[(5-phosphoribosylamino) methylideneamino] imidazole-4-carboxamide isomerase: protein MIRDSSPTSRQQELLVVPAVDVKGGRCVRLLRGEMDAETVYFEDPVAAALRWASEGALYLHVVDLDAAVHGSSTNDDVLARICREVPVPVQVGGGIRTVRRALEVLDWGADRVVLGTAALEDPEVVAEAARRCEGRIAVAIDARGGRVAVRGWTRTSDVPAVELARRVEELGASRIVYTEIAKDGTLEGVDTREIRQVAEAVRIPVTASGGVGSLDDIRRLRDLLPAGVDSVIVGRALYAGAFRLADALRVARGSDAR from the coding sequence ATGATCCGCGACTCCTCCCCTACGTCCCGGCAGCAAGAACTCCTCGTCGTCCCGGCCGTCGACGTGAAAGGAGGCCGATGCGTGCGCCTTTTGCGGGGAGAGATGGACGCCGAGACGGTATACTTCGAAGATCCCGTGGCGGCCGCCCTGCGGTGGGCCTCGGAAGGGGCGCTCTACCTCCACGTCGTGGACCTCGACGCCGCGGTCCACGGCTCGAGCACGAACGACGACGTTCTCGCGCGGATCTGCCGCGAAGTACCGGTTCCGGTCCAGGTGGGCGGCGGCATCCGGACGGTCCGCAGGGCGCTCGAGGTTCTCGACTGGGGGGCCGACCGGGTCGTCCTCGGCACGGCTGCGCTCGAGGACCCGGAGGTCGTCGCCGAAGCCGCGCGTCGCTGCGAGGGGCGGATCGCCGTGGCCATCGACGCGCGCGGGGGCCGTGTCGCGGTGAGGGGATGGACCCGAACGAGCGACGTGCCCGCCGTCGAGCTCGCCCGGCGGGTCGAAGAGCTCGGGGCTTCGCGCATCGTGTACACGGAGATCGCGAAAGACGGGACGCTCGAAGGCGTCGACACGCGGGAAATCCGGCAGGTCGCAGAAGCCGTCCGCATTCCCGTCACCGCGTCCGGAGGCGTGGGCTCCCTCGACGACATTCGGCGGCTCCGCGACCTTCTTCCCGCGGGAGTCGATTCGGTCATCGTCGGCCGCGCCCTCTACGCCGGGGCCTTTCGGCTCGCCGACGCGCTGCGGGTCGCGAGGGGAAGCGATGCTCGCTAG